The genomic region AATCAAAACGAACACTTATAACTGCATTGGCGCCCATGGATTTAGCATGGTCAACCATCCGGTTAAGTGCTTCATCTCTGGACTGTTCCATCATTTTAACGTATTCTTTGATTTCTCCACCGAACATGGAACGTATTCCTGCACCTATTTGTCCTCCCAGACCCCTGCTTCTTACAGTTAATCCATATACAAAGCCAAGAGTTTCATATGCTTTATATCCGGGCACATAATTAGAACTAACAACAATGAATTCATCTATTTTCATATCAGTGCCTCCAGCTTATATTAAACAGATTATTTATTCAATCCCTAAAATAGTTTTTGAATATTTTTTAAAAAAGCTGTTTAATATCCTGGAACTGTTCATGCATCCAGGTATAAACATTTCTTTCATGCACAGTTTTTTTAAGTCCTTCAATAAGACGTTCTCTCTCTTCAGGACTCATCATAATTGCCCTGTAAATTGCATCTGCTGTTTGGGTGATATCATAAGCATTAACCGTGATAGAATTATCTTTAAGCTCTTCGTAGGAGCCAGCTCCGTTTGACATTATTAAAACACCGCTGTTCTCGTTTACCACTGGTCCTTCCTTTGCAACGATATTCATGCCGTCTACTATGGGATTTACAAGTAAGCAATCATAATGTTTAAATGCAGCAGTTACAAGGTTATAATCTGCCTTGAAAATCTGTTCAATTGGTTTCCAGCCATCTTTTGAGTATCTTTCATTGATTGAATCAATCATTTTGTAAGTTTCATCCTTATAATCGCAGTATTCTTTGATCTGCTGTCTTGTGGGCATTCCTGTAGATAAAAATTTGACTTTCCCGTGAAATTCTGGATGTTTTTGCAGGAACAGTTCATAAGCCATAAATCCTCTGATTATATTCTTACTTAGATCAGCTCTATCCGTCCTGTATATTAAAAAGCAATCCCCTTTAATCTGCCTGATTAATTCTTCTTTTTTGAGCACTTCTGAACTTTTAGAATTTTCTAATAATTTTTTATCATCAACAGATATAGGGTAATGTTTTACAGAAATAACACGCCCATCATACCATATTAAACCTTTTTCATAGTCCACTTTGTCCACATACGGCTCAGAGGTGTAAAGAAAATTCATTACATATTTTTTTACATGTAATCCCAGGATATCATTAGATAATAGTCCTTTAACAATTGCTTCCTGCATATATTCTGGTAATATTCCAAAATATTCTGATTGTGGCCATGGAATATGTACAAAATGGCTTAAAAAAACATCATCAATCTTTTCTCTGATATATCCAGGACATGTGTAAAGGTGATAGTCCTGTAACATAATAAGGGGTTTTCTTTCATCTGTTTCAGCTTCTTCAATTATTTTTTCTGCAAACATTTTGTTTACATACACATAACTATCATGCCATGCTTTATGCATTTTATCGTCAATTACAGGTACATATGGAGTATTCCACATGTAATGCTGAACAAACCAGAGAAGCGGGTTGCTAATGATACTGTAATAATCTTTATAAATCTCCTGATCCACCACGACAAAAGAAACACAAAAATCTGGATTTTCCTCAGGAACTGGCACCAGACATTTCTCATATTTTCCTGCCACTTCTCTATCACCGTCTGTCATGGCGCTTGCAACCCATGTTCCTTCAACTTCGCTCATAAATGGAAGTAAAGTAGATACAAGTCCTCCAGCACCTCTTTTCATTTCTATTTTCCCCTTATTTAGATAAAATTCTACAGGCCCTCTGTTTGAGGCAACAATTAAGTTTTTATCCATTAAAAACGTCTTTATCTCTTCACGGGTTTTATTCTGTGACATTTTAGTTCCTCCATTTTAACGATATAACTTTATTAATATTATATAACAACTAATTTAAATTAATTTTCATTTATAGAAAAAATAAAAAACAGAATAAGAAAAATAGTTTAAATTCTTTTATACTATTATCTATAAAGTAGTTCTATTAGTTTAACAAATTTAGAGAAATGATACTGGTGAAAAAATGGAACAAAGAGTAATTATAGCTGATCAAATAAACGAAAAAGGAATTAAAGAGCTTGAAGATGTTGCCGAAGTCGTGGTAGACACTTCAATTACACAAGAAGAGCTCATTAACAAAATTAAAGATTTTGATGCTATTGTTGTAAGAAGCAGAACTAAAGTTACTCGTGATGTAATAGAGGCAGCGGATAAACTTAAAATAATAGCAAGGGCAGGAGTAGGTGTGGACAATGTTGATGTTGAAGCAGCTACAGAAAGAGGAATAATGGTGGTAAATGCACCTGAATCAACGTCCATCACTGTTGCAGAACATGCCATGGGGCTTATAATGTCACTTGCAAGAAAAATTTCCATAGCTGACCGGTCAGTTAAAGAAGGAAAATGGGAAAAAAGCAGTTTCATGGGGATAGAGCTAAACGGCAAGACTCTGGGGATCATAGGTATGGGTAGAATTGGAACCCAGGTTGCAATACGGGCCAAGGCATTTGGAATGGAAATACTGGTCTATGACCCCTACATAACAGAAGAAGCAGGAGCAGAGCTTGGAGTGACTGTTGTTGGATTTGATTACTTACTTAAAAACTCCGATGTGATGACAATACACGTACCGCTCACTCCTGAAACAAAACACTTCATAGCAAAAGAAGAATTTAAAATAATGAAAGAAAATGCAATTATAGTAAACTGTGCAAGGGGGGGTATAATTAATGAAGATGATCTTTACCTGGCCCTTAAAGAAGGTAAAATTGCAGGTGCAGGGCTGGATGTGTTTGAAAACGAGCCTCCAGAAGGTAGCCCACTTTTAAAACTGGATAATTTAGTTGCAACTCCACATATTGGTGCTTCCACTAAAGAAGCGCAAAGGGACGCTGCATTAATCGTTGCAAATGAAGTTAAGAAGGTATTCATGGGTGAAGCACCTAAAAATGTTTTAAACATGCCTGTTTTGGATCCAGAAACCTTCCAGATCATTAAACCCTATCTTAAGCTTTCTGAGAAATTAGCAAATTTCCTTATTCAGGCTGCAAAAGGAAACATCACTGAAGTTGATGTAACATATTGTGGAGAATTAGGGGACTTTCCAAGAATAGACATATTGAGTAGAACTGTATTAAAAGAAATATTAAATTCTATCCTTACAGAGCCTGTAAACATGATAAATGCGCCTACAATTGCTAAAAAAAGGGGTGTGGTCATTACAGAAAGTAAAAGAAGTGAAGCAGAAGGATATAAAAGTCTCATAAAAGTTAAAATTAAGTCAGATGAAGGGGAGTTAAGCATTGAAGGCACTGCTACTAAAGAACCAAGGATTGTAAGAATTGATGAATACTGGGTCAACGTGAAACCTGAAGGGACAATGGTTATAGCAAGATATAAAGATATTCCGGGAAGTATCGGTACAATTGGAACCAAACTCGGAGAACATGGAATAAACATCGCTAAAATGCAGGTCGGTAGAGAAGCCCCTGGTGAAGAAGCTGTAATGGTTATAACAGTCGACCAGATGGTTCCAGCAGAAGTGGTTGACGAAATCAGGGCATTGGAGCATGTTTATGATGCAGTTTATGTCCAGCTTTAAAAAAAGTATAAATGCTTAGATTACTTTAAAATCAACCATATTTCCAAAAGTGTCATAAGCTATTATGCTTTCCCTATCATATGGTTCAGCAATAATCATGTGAAAAATACCTTTTTTAGAAAAAAAGTGTAAATCTGCATCTGAGGGACCTGCACTGTAGCCTGGATGGCTGTGAACTGATCCAATGGAATTGGTGGTAAGGGGCTGCATGAAAACCTGCATTACTGCGCCTTCGTTTGAAGTTTCAACTGGAAGAAAGATCAGCCCTGTTACTCTAAGCACGTGTCCTTCAATTTTACCCTCCAGAAGGGCCATGAACTCATCTGGATATGATTCCTTAGCAATATTCATTATCTCTTCTATAACTTCTCTGTCAACATGTACCTCTTTAATTTCCTGTCTGGAAGTCCCCAAAATTTTTCCTAAGATATCGTTGAGTTTCATTTTATCTTTTCCTGTTTAACCTTTAATTAGCGTTTCGCTGAAAAACTGGTCATCGAAGATTGGCAGATTAGAATCAACATAAATTCTTTTTCGTTTAGATCGCACTTTTTTCTTCTCTACTGGATTATAACCTTCAATTATTATTTCTTTTTTATAAATCCCCACGCCCCGACGTTGCCATGAAGGGAGTTCCGCCATGTTTATATTCCTTTCAAATAGAATATCATGAAGATCGCTGCTTTTTTTGTTTTTTAAAATGTACATGGCTTCCTTTTTGCTATATTCTGTTCTAAGAGTCCAGTAGGCATATCCGTTAATGCAGTTTCTCCAGGCTTCATTTTGACGTTCTTTAAAATATTCCACAACAAGTGCTGAAGAGAGGGGAATTATCCTTGAATCAAAAGAAATAGGCCTTTTAACCTGAATTCCATTATCAAAGACATTTTTTGTAAAGCTTCCCGCCATAAAGCTTGCAAAAACAGAATTTAATTTTTCAATTCGGCCTCCAAAAGGTATATCTGATAATATAATGTTTATTTCATCCGAGAATATGTAAATAAATCGTGGACTAAACTCTTTAAAAAAATCAATGGATGTATTAACCATGAATTTTGCAAAATTCATGTCAAAGGGTTTTTCAAACTTAAAATCATGTGACAACCTTGAAAATTTTCTGCCGTCAATTCTTGCAACAATTTCAGACCCACACGGAACCTTCAAATTTGAAAAAATTTCACATTCTTTCATGACAATCAAATATATACTTAAAAATAATAAAGTGTTCAGGAAGTTTTAAGTTCCTATTATTAAATTCTCATTTAAGC from Methanobacterium sp. harbors:
- a CDS encoding trehalose-6-phosphate synthase yields the protein MSQNKTREEIKTFLMDKNLIVASNRGPVEFYLNKGKIEMKRGAGGLVSTLLPFMSEVEGTWVASAMTDGDREVAGKYEKCLVPVPEENPDFCVSFVVVDQEIYKDYYSIISNPLLWFVQHYMWNTPYVPVIDDKMHKAWHDSYVYVNKMFAEKIIEEAETDERKPLIMLQDYHLYTCPGYIREKIDDVFLSHFVHIPWPQSEYFGILPEYMQEAIVKGLLSNDILGLHVKKYVMNFLYTSEPYVDKVDYEKGLIWYDGRVISVKHYPISVDDKKLLENSKSSEVLKKEELIRQIKGDCFLIYRTDRADLSKNIIRGFMAYELFLQKHPEFHGKVKFLSTGMPTRQQIKEYCDYKDETYKMIDSINERYSKDGWKPIEQIFKADYNLVTAAFKHYDCLLVNPIVDGMNIVAKEGPVVNENSGVLIMSNGAGSYEELKDNSITVNAYDITQTADAIYRAIMMSPEERERLIEGLKKTVHERNVYTWMHEQFQDIKQLF
- a CDS encoding tRNA(His) guanylyltransferase Thg1 family protein yields the protein MKECEIFSNLKVPCGSEIVARIDGRKFSRLSHDFKFEKPFDMNFAKFMVNTSIDFFKEFSPRFIYIFSDEINIILSDIPFGGRIEKLNSVFASFMAGSFTKNVFDNGIQVKRPISFDSRIIPLSSALVVEYFKERQNEAWRNCINGYAYWTLRTEYSKKEAMYILKNKKSSDLHDILFERNINMAELPSWQRRGVGIYKKEIIIEGYNPVEKKKVRSKRKRIYVDSNLPIFDDQFFSETLIKG
- the serA gene encoding phosphoglycerate dehydrogenase, whose amino-acid sequence is MEQRVIIADQINEKGIKELEDVAEVVVDTSITQEELINKIKDFDAIVVRSRTKVTRDVIEAADKLKIIARAGVGVDNVDVEAATERGIMVVNAPESTSITVAEHAMGLIMSLARKISIADRSVKEGKWEKSSFMGIELNGKTLGIIGMGRIGTQVAIRAKAFGMEILVYDPYITEEAGAELGVTVVGFDYLLKNSDVMTIHVPLTPETKHFIAKEEFKIMKENAIIVNCARGGIINEDDLYLALKEGKIAGAGLDVFENEPPEGSPLLKLDNLVATPHIGASTKEAQRDAALIVANEVKKVFMGEAPKNVLNMPVLDPETFQIIKPYLKLSEKLANFLIQAAKGNITEVDVTYCGELGDFPRIDILSRTVLKEILNSILTEPVNMINAPTIAKKRGVVITESKRSEAEGYKSLIKVKIKSDEGELSIEGTATKEPRIVRIDEYWVNVKPEGTMVIARYKDIPGSIGTIGTKLGEHGINIAKMQVGREAPGEEAVMVITVDQMVPAEVVDEIRALEHVYDAVYVQL
- a CDS encoding Mov34/MPN/PAD-1 family protein, which translates into the protein MKLNDILGKILGTSRQEIKEVHVDREVIEEIMNIAKESYPDEFMALLEGKIEGHVLRVTGLIFLPVETSNEGAVMQVFMQPLTTNSIGSVHSHPGYSAGPSDADLHFFSKKGIFHMIIAEPYDRESIIAYDTFGNMVDFKVI
- a CDS encoding heavy metal-binding domain-containing protein; the encoded protein is MKIDEFIVVSSNYVPGYKAYETLGFVYGLTVRSRGLGGQIGAGIRSMFGGEIKEYVKMMEQSRDEALNRMVDHAKSMGANAVISVRFDSNDISDIMQEILAYGTAVKVEKE